A window of Pirellulales bacterium genomic DNA:
TGTGGTATGGGGCCAAGCACGCGCTGCACAACATCAGCATGGCGATTCCGCGCAATAAAGTGACGGCGCTGGTGGGGCCGTCGGGATGCGGCAAATCGACGTTGTTGCGGAGCGTGAACCGGCTGAACGACCTGTTGACGCATGTTCGGATTGAAGGAGACATGTCGCTCAACGGCGATTCCATTTATCACACCGCGGTCGACGTCATCGAGCTTCGCAAGCGGATGGGAATGGTGTTTCAAAAGCCCAATCCTTTCCCCATGAGCATTTACGAGAACGTGGTTTACTCGCTGCGCATCGACGGTGAGCGCGACCGCGGCCTGTTGGACGAGGTTTGCGAGCGCAGCCTGCGCGGGGCCGCACTGTGGGACGAAGTCCACAAAGACCTGCACGAAAGTGCGCTGAAGCTTTCCGGCGGCCAGCAGCAGCGTTTGTGCATTGCCCGGGCCATTGCCGCCGAGCCGGAAGTGTTGTTGCTGGACGAACCATGCTCGGCGCTGGACCCCATTGCGACGGGCAAAATCGAGGATCTAATCCAGGAGCTGCGGGGCTCCTACTCCGTGTTGATGGTCACGCACAAC
This region includes:
- the pstB gene encoding phosphate ABC transporter ATP-binding protein PstB; translation: MSPGPNPMSGRESSHEPPSLSEDAALPNGSSTVSPTLVGVSEPLATGRLAAIAQGDAVPTETHAAVAKEEPVLQIDDFNLWYGAKHALHNISMAIPRNKVTALVGPSGCGKSTLLRSVNRLNDLLTHVRIEGDMSLNGDSIYHTAVDVIELRKRMGMVFQKPNPFPMSIYENVVYSLRIDGERDRGLLDEVCERSLRGAALWDEVHKDLHESALKLSGGQQQRLCIARAIAAEPEVLLLDEPCSALDPIATGKIEDLIQELRGSYSVLMVTHNMQQASRASDYTAFMYLGRLLEYGPTRDIFTKPILKETEDYVTGRFG